A genomic window from bacterium includes:
- a CDS encoding T9SS type A sorting domain-containing protein produces MKKNILLFLQIKLYLVIFIFLTSAANAGFVVDHTNTDLDDIPSAWITAVKANLHIAYNRTSHGGQLLTGLDALENFPSFGSTYDWVDDSHGNSSVLSLDQSGIPGYPDLSQGDYDNNSNGYSDWADDTYAFLIDSNNYHINVIMWSWCNIAGHNIPRYLTSMEWLIGEFGAGGTHPRATAHPVQFVFMTAHANGGGEGDSSDVPNEQIRAHVAANDRVLFDFSDMENYDPDENYYLDKLLQDDLDYDSDNSGSVDANWASEYIALHDNSELDQLTTGQNVTGYDGCNSCAHSDGPNNEARLNCVLKGRAAWHLFARLAGWDGGSSGTPTCSPTISETATISSTPTITVTTTMTPTITATATITPTATISPVLSSTPTGTATPTISQTNTITMTPTNIVVSTLSPTSTFTPGNTAVPTNTKNQEQAVIAYPNPATAIVTFRFQAAVSSRVEIRIFNAAGEIAAKLTGTLSPARNQLEWDTNGLAMGVYIYQVYQDGKAGESGKIYKK; encoded by the coding sequence ATGAAAAAAAACATACTCCTGTTTTTACAAATAAAGCTCTATTTAGTTATATTCATATTCCTGACGAGTGCAGCCAACGCGGGATTTGTGGTGGATCATACCAACACAGATTTGGATGATATTCCAAGCGCGTGGATAACAGCAGTCAAAGCTAATTTACACATTGCCTACAACCGAACATCACATGGCGGTCAACTGCTCACTGGATTGGATGCTTTGGAAAATTTTCCGAGCTTTGGCAGTACCTATGACTGGGTCGATGATTCTCATGGGAACAGCAGTGTCCTGAGTTTGGACCAAAGCGGTATTCCGGGGTATCCGGATTTAAGCCAGGGAGATTATGATAATAATAGTAATGGTTATTCCGATTGGGCGGATGATACGTATGCTTTTCTTATTGATTCCAATAATTACCATATTAATGTGATTATGTGGTCTTGGTGTAATATTGCCGGGCATAATATTCCTCGCTATCTCACTAGTATGGAATGGCTAATTGGGGAGTTTGGTGCTGGTGGAACGCATCCGCGCGCAACAGCACATCCTGTACAATTCGTGTTTATGACCGCGCATGCCAATGGCGGTGGTGAGGGTGATTCATCGGATGTACCCAACGAGCAAATTCGGGCGCATGTCGCGGCCAATGATCGTGTCTTATTTGATTTTTCTGATATGGAAAATTACGATCCGGATGAAAACTATTATTTAGATAAATTGTTACAGGATGATTTAGACTACGATTCTGATAATAGCGGTTCAGTGGACGCCAATTGGGCATCAGAATACATCGCGCTGCATGACAACAGCGAGTTGGATCAACTCACGACAGGTCAGAACGTAACAGGTTATGACGGATGCAATTCATGCGCACATTCGGATGGTCCGAACAATGAAGCACGATTGAATTGTGTGCTCAAGGGAAGGGCCGCGTGGCACCTTTTCGCGCGTTTAGCAGGCTGGGATGGAGGAAGCAGCGGCACTCCGACTTGCTCTCCGACAATTTCAGAGACAGCAACTATTTCGTCTACACCCACTATCACGGTCACAACCACCATGACCCCTACCATCACAGCGACAGCCACTATAACACCCACCGCGACAATTTCTCCCGTGCTTTCCAGTACACCGACTGGAACAGCAACACCGACGATCAGTCAGACGAATACGATTACCATGACGCCTACCAATATTGTTGTATCGACACTGTCACCAACAAGTACTTTCACTCCCGGAAATACAGCTGTTCCAACAAATACGAAAAATCAGGAGCAAGCGGTCATTGCGTATCCCAATCCAGCCACAGCGATAGTAACTTTTCGATTTCAAGCCGCTGTGAGCAGCCGGGTGGAAATACGCATATTCAACGCGGCCGGGGAGATTGCCGCCAAGCTTACCGGAACCCTATCTCCTGCGCGGAACCAATTAGAGTGGGATACCAATGGGCTGGCAATGGGAGTGTATATATACCAGGTGTATCAAGATGGGAAAGCGGGCGAGAGCGGTAAGATATATAAGAAATGA
- a CDS encoding YebC/PmpR family DNA-binding transcriptional regulator: protein MSGHSKWATIKRSKAAVDAKRGKAFTKVTKEIIQAAKAGGGNPDMNARLRTAVLAAKAVNMPQDNIKRAIMKGTGELAGESYDEITYEGYGPAGVAIMVEITTDNKNRSASEIRSIFSKRNGSLGEPGSVAWMFEKKGVITIERDKISEDDLMHLALESGAEDINTESNSYTVITAPSDFEAVYTAVKEKVEPESAEISMVPKNTIVLEEARSAESLLKLLEVLEDHDDVQNVYSNFDISDELMESLNK from the coding sequence ATGTCAGGACACTCCAAATGGGCAACCATAAAACGCTCGAAAGCTGCAGTAGATGCCAAACGCGGAAAAGCCTTTACCAAGGTTACGAAAGAAATTATTCAAGCGGCCAAAGCCGGTGGCGGAAATCCGGATATGAATGCACGACTTAGAACGGCGGTATTGGCTGCAAAGGCGGTCAACATGCCGCAGGACAATATCAAACGGGCAATCATGAAGGGGACCGGCGAACTGGCCGGTGAATCCTATGATGAAATCACGTATGAGGGATATGGACCTGCGGGTGTGGCGATTATGGTAGAGATTACAACAGATAATAAAAATCGTTCTGCATCTGAAATTCGTTCCATTTTTTCGAAAAGAAACGGAAGTCTGGGCGAGCCGGGCAGCGTGGCATGGATGTTCGAGAAAAAAGGCGTCATCACGATTGAACGGGATAAAATCAGTGAAGATGATTTGATGCATCTGGCACTTGAATCAGGTGCGGAAGATATTAATACCGAAAGCAATTCTTATACTGTTATAACAGCGCCGAGTGACTTTGAAGCTGTCTATACTGCTGTAAAAGAAAAAGTCGAACCTGAATCAGCGGAAATTTCCATGGTTCCTAAAAATACGATTGTGTTGGAAGAGGCCAGAAGTGCTGAATCGCTGCTCAAGCTTTTGGAGGTTTTAGAAGATCACGATGATGTGCAAAATGTTTATTCTAATTTTGATATTTCTGATGAATTGATGGAATCCTTGAACAAATAA
- a CDS encoding phosphatidylserine decarboxylase has translation MKYQIIRESKKVLAILGCLALAGLVPALVAQASWVRLMGLFFLGVCSLSMAIIVYFYRDPERNSTEPPEIIIAPADGYVTHVEKVREDRYLKKPAWRVAVFMHVGNVHIQRVPSAGKLVRTDHYPGKFRPVMDPKAPIENEQRWYLFERGPRSYTLVQIAGLLARRTINWLTINQECSRGIRLGMIALGSEIDLYLPEAVEMIVKPGTKVKGGESIIARWTA, from the coding sequence ATGAAATATCAAATAATCCGCGAGAGTAAAAAGGTTCTTGCCATCCTGGGTTGCCTGGCATTGGCGGGCTTGGTTCCTGCCTTGGTGGCCCAAGCGTCATGGGTGCGTTTGATGGGTTTGTTTTTTTTAGGTGTTTGCAGTTTGAGCATGGCAATCATTGTCTATTTTTATCGGGACCCGGAAAGAAACAGTACCGAACCACCGGAAATAATTATCGCGCCGGCAGATGGGTATGTCACGCACGTTGAAAAGGTGAGGGAAGATCGATATTTGAAAAAACCGGCTTGGCGCGTCGCTGTTTTTATGCATGTTGGCAATGTGCATATTCAGCGGGTTCCCAGCGCCGGCAAGCTTGTGCGGACAGATCATTATCCGGGTAAATTCCGTCCGGTGATGGACCCCAAGGCGCCGATTGAGAATGAACAACGCTGGTATTTATTTGAGCGCGGACCCCGCAGTTACACCCTTGTTCAGATCGCCGGCTTGTTGGCTAGACGGACGATTAACTGGCTAACGATCAATCAAGAGTGTTCCCGCGGGATACGTCTTGGCATGATTGCGCTGGGATCGGAAATAGATCTGTACCTGCCGGAAGCGGTTGAAATGATCGTAAAACCGGGCACCAAGGTAAAAGGCGGCGAGAGCATTATCGCGCGGTGGACGGCATGA
- the pssA gene encoding CDP-diacylglycerol--serine O-phosphatidyltransferase produces MSPKMNVRHSGTYILPNLLTAFNLICGIIAILMAIENYSGGITDLKAYTIPAWLLLAAMVFDFLDGKVARWTNTVSSFGVKIDSLSDLVSFGIAPAVLAYTALLHEVALVIKVVVCFLFLLAGAWRLARFNSETTGEASAFFVGLPIPGAAAFFATLLLVTPSGPERLMPKFLGQSFSAFSPQMSGYFAAGILVILAVLMVSRIPFPAFKRMNRRNLVLLCGVAMFFVVLRLILPWENIVFLIVSLYFFIGLFQYFLNQVLKLHQKNIIHLLKNKK; encoded by the coding sequence ATGAGTCCCAAGATGAACGTGAGGCATTCAGGGACCTATATTTTACCCAACCTCTTAACCGCATTCAATTTGATCTGCGGGATTATCGCCATTTTGATGGCGATTGAAAATTATTCCGGCGGCATCACCGACCTCAAGGCATATACCATTCCTGCCTGGCTTTTACTGGCAGCGATGGTGTTTGACTTTTTAGATGGAAAAGTTGCCCGCTGGACCAATACAGTCAGTTCTTTTGGCGTGAAAATTGATTCTTTATCGGATTTGGTTTCATTTGGGATTGCACCCGCCGTTCTGGCTTATACCGCCTTGCTCCATGAAGTGGCACTTGTGATTAAAGTGGTGGTTTGTTTTTTATTTTTGCTGGCCGGTGCCTGGCGTCTCGCGCGATTCAACAGCGAAACAACCGGTGAAGCCTCGGCTTTTTTTGTTGGGCTCCCAATTCCGGGGGCGGCAGCCTTTTTCGCCACCCTGCTGCTGGTAACCCCATCAGGCCCCGAACGCCTTATGCCGAAATTTCTCGGTCAGTCTTTTAGTGCTTTTTCTCCGCAAATGTCCGGTTATTTTGCTGCCGGCATCCTGGTTATTCTGGCTGTGCTGATGGTAAGCCGCATTCCATTTCCGGCTTTTAAAAGAATGAACCGCCGCAATTTGGTTCTGCTATGCGGTGTGGCGATGTTTTTTGTGGTGCTTCGCCTGATACTGCCGTGGGAAAACATTGTTTTTTTAATTGTATCACTATATTTTTTTATTGGTCTTTTTCAATATTTTTTAAATCAGGTATTGAAATTGCACCAGAAAAACATCATTCATCTATTGAAAAATAAAAAATAG
- the thrS gene encoding threonine--tRNA ligase, whose protein sequence is MSERSIALNENKQLSVPDGTTFGEALKQLNPALYGKALAIKLNEVTLDLTREVPEGEHKVRVLDFAGGEGTEIFRHSSAHVMAAAVKQLYPETKVTIGPAIENGFYYDFDRDIKFTPDDLDKIEKKMRELVQQKLPFTRRVVSKPEARSLFEAQGEVYKLELIDAIEDSEVSLYTLGDFVDLCRGPHVPHSGIIKAFKLTSIAGAYWRGDEKNKMLQRIYGTSFDKASALEAHLTKLEDAKKRDHRRLGKDLDLFSLHEDAGAGLVFWHPKGAMTRKIMEDFWREEHLRNGYELLYTPHVGKAHLWETSGHLSFYKDSMYAAMEVDENDYYIRPMNCPFHIKIYKTDVRSYRKMPIRWAELGTVYRYEKSGVLHGLFRVRGFTQDDAHIFCTRDQLEDEIREVIRFTLFVLKTFGFSDYEIYLSTKPEKDIVGSDEVWEESTQALRRALEKTGLEYAVDEGGGAFYGPKVDIKIKDCLGRTWQCSTIQVDFNLPERFDINYIGEDGKEHRPIMIHRALMGSLERFFGVMLEHYAGAFPVWLAPVQAKVCTIADRHHDSARTLADALKKAGIRVETDLRSEKINSKIRDAQLDKIPYMIIIGDKEVEQQTGAVRLRNGKNIGPRTAEEIIALIKEKTEQKALDLE, encoded by the coding sequence ATGTCTGAACGCAGCATTGCGCTAAATGAAAATAAGCAGCTATCTGTCCCGGACGGGACAACTTTCGGTGAAGCGCTCAAACAGCTCAATCCCGCATTGTACGGCAAGGCGCTGGCAATCAAGCTCAATGAGGTTACGCTCGATTTAACGCGTGAAGTGCCGGAAGGGGAGCATAAGGTACGGGTGCTGGATTTTGCCGGCGGGGAAGGCACAGAGATTTTCCGGCATTCTTCAGCTCATGTCATGGCGGCAGCCGTTAAACAGCTTTATCCCGAGACCAAGGTCACCATCGGTCCGGCGATTGAAAATGGCTTTTACTATGATTTTGATCGTGACATTAAATTCACCCCGGATGACCTGGATAAAATCGAGAAGAAAATGCGCGAACTGGTACAACAAAAACTGCCTTTTACACGACGGGTCGTTTCAAAACCCGAGGCCCGGTCGCTGTTTGAAGCGCAGGGCGAGGTGTACAAGCTTGAATTAATTGATGCGATTGAAGATTCCGAAGTGTCGCTGTATACGTTGGGTGATTTTGTGGATCTCTGTCGCGGCCCCCATGTACCGCATTCGGGAATCATCAAAGCGTTTAAGCTGACCTCAATTGCAGGTGCGTATTGGCGCGGTGACGAAAAAAATAAAATGCTGCAGCGCATTTATGGGACCAGTTTTGATAAAGCGTCTGCTCTGGAAGCGCATCTCACCAAGCTGGAAGATGCGAAAAAGCGCGATCACCGGCGGCTGGGAAAGGATCTGGATCTTTTCTCACTGCATGAAGATGCCGGTGCCGGATTGGTTTTTTGGCATCCCAAGGGTGCGATGACCCGCAAGATTATGGAGGATTTTTGGCGGGAGGAGCATCTCCGAAATGGTTATGAATTGCTGTATACACCGCATGTTGGCAAAGCCCATCTTTGGGAGACATCCGGACATCTCTCCTTTTATAAGGACTCCATGTATGCTGCCATGGAGGTTGATGAAAACGATTATTACATTCGGCCGATGAATTGTCCCTTTCACATCAAGATTTACAAGACCGATGTGAGGAGTTACCGGAAAATGCCCATACGGTGGGCTGAATTAGGGACCGTGTACCGGTATGAAAAATCAGGGGTGCTGCACGGCCTTTTTCGGGTGAGGGGTTTTACCCAGGATGATGCGCATATATTCTGTACCCGTGACCAATTGGAGGATGAAATACGCGAGGTTATCCGGTTTACGCTTTTTGTTCTTAAGACCTTTGGGTTTTCCGATTATGAAATTTATTTGTCTACCAAACCGGAAAAAGACATTGTTGGCAGCGATGAAGTCTGGGAAGAATCCACCCAAGCACTGCGCAGAGCTCTGGAAAAAACCGGTCTCGAATACGCGGTGGATGAGGGCGGGGGAGCCTTTTATGGTCCCAAGGTCGATATTAAAATTAAGGATTGTCTAGGCAGAACCTGGCAATGTTCAACCATTCAGGTTGATTTTAATCTCCCGGAGCGGTTCGATATTAATTATATAGGTGAGGATGGCAAAGAACATCGGCCGATTATGATTCATCGGGCATTGATGGGCTCTTTGGAACGGTTTTTCGGTGTGATGCTGGAGCATTATGCCGGTGCATTCCCGGTATGGCTGGCCCCGGTTCAGGCCAAGGTCTGCACCATTGCCGACCGTCATCATGATTCCGCCCGGACCCTTGCCGATGCATTGAAAAAGGCGGGCATACGCGTGGAGACGGACTTGCGCAGCGAGAAAATCAATTCCAAGATACGAGATGCCCAGCTGGATAAAATTCCTTATATGATTATTATCGGTGATAAAGAAGTTGAGCAGCAAACCGGCGCAGTTCGTTTGCGGAACGGTAAAAACATCGGACCCAGAACAGCCGAAGAGATTATTGCCCTTATTAAAGAAAAAACCGAGCAAAAGGCGCTTGATTTAGAATAA
- the argJ gene encoding bifunctional glutamate N-acetyltransferase/amino-acid acetyltransferase ArgJ, translated as MINKQGLRSVKGYQFSGIALGEGKRNFGLIFSSAAKTVGAAVYTKNDFKAAPVIVSRQMDAATPNKRAIIVNSGNANAFTGKQGIIDAKKELCELSQHLHIPESECYVASTGVIGQALSMDAIIGNTALLVSQLGAKEDKNFSTAILTTDTRIKQASVSFQLHGEKITIAACIKGAGMIMPNMATMLCFIVTDAAISQDLLKQALQRSVEDSYNCVTVDSDTSTNDTVFILANAAAGNPEIRTEDSDFEIFYKHLHALNRYMARELIEDAEGRTKTISITVKNAPDREKAKRVAFSVANSPLVKTAFFGEQLNWGRIAMAIGKANIGIQPETLNVSINGHLIVINGEPQLNGKTYDQAEQSLKRDEIEIVIDLQTGEQSIEVLTCDFSIDYIKINADYIS; from the coding sequence ATGATTAATAAACAGGGTTTGCGAAGTGTTAAAGGCTACCAGTTTTCCGGGATTGCTTTGGGAGAAGGGAAAAGAAACTTCGGATTGATTTTCTCTTCGGCAGCCAAAACAGTGGGAGCGGCAGTCTATACAAAAAATGATTTCAAGGCTGCGCCGGTCATTGTATCCCGGCAAATGGATGCAGCAACACCCAATAAGCGGGCGATTATTGTCAACAGCGGTAATGCCAACGCATTTACCGGCAAGCAGGGAATTATTGATGCAAAGAAGGAATTGTGCGAATTGAGCCAACACCTTCACATTCCGGAAAGTGAATGCTACGTTGCCTCGACCGGTGTCATCGGGCAGGCTCTTTCAATGGATGCCATTATTGGGAATACGGCATTGCTTGTTTCTCAGCTTGGTGCAAAAGAGGATAAGAATTTTTCTACAGCCATTTTAACCACTGATACCCGTATCAAGCAGGCTTCTGTTTCATTTCAGTTACACGGCGAAAAAATTACGATTGCGGCATGCATCAAAGGTGCGGGTATGATTATGCCGAATATGGCGACCATGCTGTGTTTTATTGTGACCGATGCAGCTATTTCACAGGACTTGTTGAAGCAGGCATTGCAGCGGTCGGTGGAGGATTCCTACAATTGTGTTACCGTGGATAGTGATACCAGTACCAATGATACGGTATTTATTCTTGCCAATGCCGCAGCCGGTAATCCGGAGATCCGGACGGAAGACAGTGATTTCGAGATATTCTACAAGCATCTGCATGCGCTTAACCGGTACATGGCACGAGAATTGATTGAGGATGCCGAGGGGCGGACCAAGACCATTTCCATCACAGTTAAAAACGCACCTGATCGCGAAAAAGCTAAACGCGTGGCTTTTTCTGTTGCCAATTCGCCCCTGGTCAAAACAGCTTTTTTCGGGGAACAGCTCAATTGGGGAAGAATCGCGATGGCAATCGGCAAAGCAAATATCGGTATTCAACCGGAAACCCTCAATGTCTCGATCAACGGCCATTTAATCGTGATCAATGGTGAACCGCAATTAAACGGAAAAACCTACGATCAGGCGGAGCAGTCCTTGAAAAGGGATGAAATTGAAATCGTGATTGATTTGCAGACGGGGGAACAGTCTATTGAGGTACTGACTTGTGATTTTTCCATCGACTATATTAAAATCAATGCGGATTATATTTCGTGA